One stretch of Burkholderia oklahomensis C6786 DNA includes these proteins:
- the andAd gene encoding anthranilate 1,2-dioxygenase small subunit AndAd, with the protein MTDITDDIRVWLELHMLQDRYIGHLDNDRLERWPELFTEDCLYEIVPKENADMGLPIGIVHCTNRRMLRDRVVSLRHANIYEAHTYRHMTSGLAIVGARDGEIETESSYVVVQTRSDGESSVYQAGKYYDTVVRTAEGLRYRKKRVIYDTSRVQTLLATPI; encoded by the coding sequence ATGACCGACATCACCGACGACATCCGCGTGTGGTTGGAGCTGCACATGCTGCAGGACCGCTACATCGGCCATCTCGACAACGACCGGCTCGAACGCTGGCCGGAGCTTTTCACCGAAGACTGCCTGTACGAAATCGTTCCGAAGGAAAACGCGGACATGGGCTTGCCGATCGGCATCGTCCATTGCACGAACCGGCGGATGCTGCGCGACCGGGTCGTGTCGCTGCGCCACGCGAACATCTACGAGGCGCACACGTATCGGCACATGACGTCCGGACTCGCGATCGTCGGCGCGCGGGACGGCGAGATCGAGACGGAGAGCAGCTACGTCGTCGTGCAGACGCGCAGCGACGGCGAATCGAGCGTGTACCAGGCGGGCAAGTATTACGACACGGTCGTGCGCACGGCCGAGGGACTGCGCTATCGGAAGAAGCGCGTGATCTACGACACGTCGCGCGTGCAGACGCTGCTCGCGACGCCGATCTGA
- the catC gene encoding muconolactone Delta-isomerase, producing the protein MLFHVEMTVELPVDIDPVKAASLKSEEKEMAQRLQREGVWRHLWRIAGRYANVSVFDVESPAHLHDVLSQLPLFPYMRIEVRALCRHPSSIHDDDR; encoded by the coding sequence ATGCTGTTTCATGTGGAAATGACCGTCGAGCTGCCCGTCGACATCGATCCGGTCAAGGCCGCGAGCCTGAAGTCGGAAGAAAAGGAGATGGCGCAGCGGCTGCAGCGCGAAGGCGTGTGGCGGCACCTGTGGCGCATCGCGGGCCGCTACGCGAACGTCAGCGTCTTCGACGTCGAGAGTCCCGCGCATCTGCACGACGTGCTGAGCCAGCTCCCGCTCTTTCCGTACATGCGGATCGAAGTGCGCGCGCTGTGCCGGCATCCGTCGTCGATCCACGACGACGACCGCTGA
- the andAa gene encoding anthranilate 1,2-dioxygenase system ferredoxin--NAD(+) reductase has product MSTSDPYLIAGGGHAARRAAETLRERDPAARIVMIGAEPELPYDRPVLSKDALVGDEGERRAFVRDAAWYRERDIALRLGVRVDAIERAEQRVCLSDGARVGYARLLIATGSRVRRFAGPVDADVPVHYVRTVADARALRAALAPGKRVAVLGGGFIGLEVAASAVRLGCRATLVDPAQRLLQRGMPEIIGTFALALHTRHGVDVRLAALPEQIRRGADGAAVIETSAGDVEADVVVAGIGVVPNVELAQAAGLDVDNGVCVDEMCRTADPAIFAAGEVTQHFNPLVGRRVRIESWQVAENQPAVAAANMLGGGETYAEWPWLWSDQYDCNLQTLGLFGGEQTLVVRGAPDDGAFCVFALNARGELEAAAAVNAGREIAACRRLMTAHVAPDPAHLADPSVALRSMLPRSV; this is encoded by the coding sequence ATGTCGACGAGTGATCCATATCTGATCGCGGGCGGCGGGCATGCGGCGCGCCGCGCGGCCGAGACGCTGCGCGAACGCGATCCGGCCGCGCGGATCGTGATGATCGGCGCGGAGCCCGAGCTGCCGTACGACCGGCCGGTGCTGTCGAAGGACGCGCTCGTCGGCGACGAAGGCGAGCGCCGCGCGTTCGTGCGCGACGCCGCGTGGTATCGCGAGCGCGACATCGCGCTGCGGCTCGGCGTGCGCGTCGATGCGATCGAGCGCGCCGAGCAGCGGGTGTGCTTGAGCGACGGTGCGCGCGTCGGCTACGCGCGTCTGCTGATCGCGACCGGCTCGCGCGTGCGGCGCTTCGCCGGCCCGGTCGACGCGGACGTGCCGGTCCATTACGTGCGCACCGTTGCCGACGCCCGCGCATTGCGCGCGGCGCTCGCGCCCGGCAAGCGCGTCGCGGTGCTGGGCGGCGGCTTCATCGGGCTCGAGGTCGCCGCGTCGGCGGTGCGGCTCGGCTGCCGCGCGACGCTCGTCGATCCCGCGCAACGCCTGCTTCAGCGCGGGATGCCGGAAATCATCGGCACGTTCGCGCTCGCGCTGCATACGCGGCACGGCGTCGACGTGCGGCTCGCCGCGCTGCCCGAGCAGATTCGACGCGGCGCGGACGGCGCGGCCGTCATCGAGACGAGCGCGGGCGACGTCGAAGCCGACGTCGTCGTGGCCGGCATCGGCGTCGTGCCGAACGTCGAACTCGCGCAGGCGGCGGGCCTCGACGTCGACAACGGCGTATGCGTCGACGAGATGTGCCGCACCGCCGATCCGGCGATCTTCGCGGCGGGCGAGGTCACGCAGCATTTCAATCCGCTCGTCGGCCGCCGCGTGCGGATCGAATCGTGGCAGGTCGCGGAGAACCAGCCGGCCGTCGCGGCGGCGAACATGCTAGGGGGCGGCGAAACCTACGCGGAATGGCCGTGGCTATGGTCCGATCAGTACGACTGCAATTTGCAGACGCTCGGCCTCTTCGGCGGCGAGCAGACGCTCGTCGTGCGAGGGGCGCCGGATGACGGCGCGTTCTGCGTGTTCGCGCTGAATGCGCGCGGCGAGCTCGAAGCGGCCGCGGCGGTCAACGCGGGGCGCGAGATCGCCGCGTGCCGGCGGTTGATGACGGCGCACGTCGCGCCGGATCCCGCGCATCTCGCGGACCCGTCCGTCGCGTTGCGGTCGATGCTGCCGCGCAGCGTCTAG
- the catA gene encoding catechol 1,2-dioxygenase: MNKEAIDALLKSFDDAATQPGNPRVRAIVNRIVKDLFHTIEDFDVQPSEFWTALNYLNEAGKEFGLIAAGLGFERFLDVRMDEAEAKAGLQGGTPRTIEGPLYVAGAPESVGHARLDDGTDPGQTLVMRGRVLGEDGKPLANALVEVWHANHLGNYSYFDPSQPAFNLRRSIRTDAEGRYSFRSVLPVGYSVPPGSKTEQLLDQLGRHGHRPAHIHFFVSAPGHRKLTTQINIEGDPHIWDDFAFATREGLIPKIKQAEGAEGKPYGIDGQFALIDFDFSLTHARGNVPASEVERVRAQA, translated from the coding sequence ATGAACAAGGAAGCCATCGACGCCCTGCTGAAGTCGTTCGACGACGCCGCGACGCAGCCCGGCAACCCGCGCGTACGCGCGATCGTCAACCGGATCGTGAAGGATCTGTTCCACACGATCGAGGATTTCGACGTGCAGCCGAGCGAATTCTGGACCGCGCTCAACTACCTGAACGAAGCGGGCAAGGAATTCGGCCTGATCGCGGCCGGCCTCGGCTTCGAGCGCTTCCTCGACGTGCGGATGGACGAAGCGGAAGCGAAGGCGGGCCTGCAAGGCGGCACGCCGCGCACGATCGAAGGGCCGCTGTACGTCGCCGGCGCGCCGGAATCGGTCGGCCATGCGCGTCTCGACGACGGCACGGATCCCGGCCAGACGCTCGTGATGCGCGGCCGCGTGCTCGGCGAAGACGGCAAGCCGCTCGCGAACGCGCTCGTCGAAGTATGGCATGCGAACCATCTCGGCAATTATTCGTACTTCGATCCGTCGCAGCCGGCGTTCAATCTGCGCCGCTCGATCCGCACCGACGCCGAAGGCCGCTACAGCTTCCGCAGCGTGCTGCCCGTCGGCTACAGCGTGCCGCCCGGCAGCAAGACCGAGCAGTTGCTCGACCAGCTCGGCCGCCACGGCCACCGTCCCGCGCACATCCATTTCTTCGTGTCGGCGCCCGGTCATCGCAAACTGACGACGCAGATCAACATCGAAGGCGACCCGCACATCTGGGACGACTTCGCGTTCGCGACGCGCGAAGGCCTGATTCCGAAGATCAAGCAGGCCGAAGGCGCGGAAGGCAAGCCTTACGGAATCGATGGCCAATTCGCGCTGATCGACTTCGACTTCTCACTGACGCATGCGCGCGGCAACGTGCCGGCGAGCGAAGTCGAGCGCGTTCGCGCGCAGGCGTGA
- the andAb gene encoding anthranilate 1,2-dioxygenase ferredoxin subunit AndAb, with product MSNETVAAWHPLGALDEFTEDEPAARVVGNRPVAVFRIGDDVFALHDLCTHGHARLSEGFIEDGCVECPLHQGLFDIRTGAPKCAPVTEPVRAYPIRIVDGQVEIHVDE from the coding sequence ATGAGTAACGAAACCGTCGCCGCGTGGCATCCGCTCGGCGCGCTCGACGAATTCACCGAGGACGAGCCGGCCGCGCGCGTCGTCGGCAACAGGCCGGTCGCGGTGTTCCGGATCGGCGACGACGTGTTCGCGCTGCACGACCTGTGCACGCACGGACATGCGCGGCTGTCCGAAGGCTTCATCGAGGACGGCTGCGTCGAATGCCCGCTGCATCAGGGACTCTTCGACATCCGCACGGGCGCGCCGAAATGCGCGCCCGTGACGGAGCCCGTGCGCGCGTATCCGATCCGCATCGTCGACGGACAGGTCGAGATCCATGTCGACGAGTGA
- a CDS encoding HIT family protein, whose amino-acid sequence MAYDQSNIFAKILRGEVPCIRLCETDTTLAFMDIMPQSKGHALVVPKEAAETFYELSEAAAAESMKMVKRVALALRRTLEPEGLFIGQFNGAAAGQTVPHVHFHVIPRWADEPLKMHAREMADAAQLEALAQRIRAAL is encoded by the coding sequence ATGGCCTACGATCAATCGAACATTTTTGCGAAGATCCTGCGCGGCGAAGTGCCGTGCATCCGCCTGTGCGAAACGGACACGACGCTTGCGTTCATGGACATCATGCCGCAATCGAAGGGCCACGCGCTCGTCGTGCCGAAGGAGGCGGCGGAGACGTTCTACGAGCTGTCCGAAGCCGCCGCGGCCGAATCGATGAAGATGGTGAAGCGCGTCGCGCTCGCCTTGCGCCGGACGCTCGAGCCGGAAGGGCTCTTCATCGGCCAGTTCAACGGCGCGGCGGCGGGCCAGACGGTGCCGCACGTGCATTTCCACGTGATTCCGCGCTGGGCCGACGAGCCGCTCAAGATGCACGCGCGCGAGATGGCGGATGCCGCGCAGCTCGAGGCGCTGGCGCAGAGGATTCGCGCGGCGCTGTAA
- a CDS encoding LysR family transcriptional regulator encodes MELRQLRYFIAVAEEMNITRAAQRLHMTQPPLSRQLQLIEDEIGLPLFERGARPLKLTDAGRVFYAQARRVLEQADELAPLTRRLAQAAERIVIGFVPSTLYGALPDVIRAFREAAPAVELSLIEMFTLEQLGALKGGRIDIGFGRLRFDDDQLVREVLVEERLIAALPDGHPLAAPDAPLSLAEIAGQTLIVYPSTPRPSFADQQLSALRDGGLAPAAVHEVRELQTALGLVAAQVGVSLVPESVDGVRVKGVVYRPLPEPVATSPIILSRRLHDESRATKLFCSLARELMAGR; translated from the coding sequence ATGGAACTGCGTCAGCTCCGGTATTTCATCGCGGTGGCCGAAGAGATGAACATCACGCGCGCCGCGCAACGGCTGCACATGACGCAGCCGCCGCTCAGCCGCCAGCTGCAGCTGATCGAGGACGAGATCGGCCTGCCGCTCTTCGAGCGCGGCGCGCGGCCGCTGAAGCTGACCGACGCGGGGCGGGTGTTCTACGCGCAGGCGCGGCGCGTGCTCGAGCAGGCCGACGAGCTCGCGCCGCTCACGCGCCGGCTCGCGCAGGCGGCCGAGCGGATCGTGATCGGCTTCGTGCCGTCGACGCTGTACGGCGCGCTGCCCGACGTGATCCGCGCGTTCCGCGAGGCCGCGCCGGCCGTCGAGCTGTCGCTGATCGAAATGTTCACGCTCGAGCAGCTCGGCGCGCTGAAAGGCGGCCGGATCGACATCGGCTTCGGCCGGCTGCGCTTCGACGACGACCAGCTCGTGCGCGAGGTGCTCGTCGAAGAGCGGCTGATCGCGGCGCTGCCGGACGGGCATCCGCTCGCCGCGCCCGACGCGCCGCTCTCGCTCGCGGAGATCGCCGGGCAGACGCTGATCGTTTACCCGAGTACGCCGCGGCCGAGCTTTGCCGATCAGCAATTGTCCGCGCTGCGCGACGGCGGTCTCGCGCCTGCGGCGGTGCACGAGGTGCGCGAGCTGCAGACGGCGCTCGGGCTCGTCGCCGCGCAGGTCGGGGTGTCGCTCGTGCCGGAGAGCGTCGATGGGGTGAGAGTGAAGGGCGTCGTCTACCGGCCGCTGCCGGAGCCCGTCGCGACGTCGCCGATCATCCTGAGCCGGCGGCTGCACGACGAAAGCCGCGCGACCAAGCTGTTCTGCTCGCTCGCGCGCGAGCTGATGGCGGGCCGCTGA
- the andR gene encoding anthranilate 1,2-dioxygenase regulatory protein AndR translates to MPPGRRAIFRTPALYARQTIMPPTPFDPLALREHRLFESRDLDETRERISRVMQPHALLPDGTRHGPSHMDFVRLGGLGIGTIAFGDAMQVRVDAVDGYHLLMFCLTGCAQVRTMGRAFDVDGRTGVLCPPGEPFAAHLSRDCEQFVLRIDAATLAAHIGDAAASLDPVIGVDDSALSAWMQQLKLVARSPELLASASANPRVAARLEQLLLDLLIDGHPPAAAPVRRADPAPGFVRRAQEFIDTQFAQPLQLAEIAQAAGVPERTLRDGFLQFRGMSPMQYLRKMRLDHARELLRAAAPDRRIAEIALDCGFAHLGRFAIAYRERFGELPSSTLADQRDA, encoded by the coding sequence ATGCCACCCGGCCGACGAGCAATATTCAGGACGCCGGCGCTTTATGCGAGGCAGACGATCATGCCCCCGACCCCATTCGATCCGCTCGCGCTGCGCGAGCACCGGCTGTTCGAATCGCGCGATCTCGACGAGACGCGCGAGCGGATCTCGCGCGTGATGCAGCCGCACGCGCTGCTGCCGGACGGCACGCGGCACGGGCCGTCGCACATGGATTTCGTGCGGCTCGGCGGGCTCGGAATCGGAACCATCGCGTTCGGCGACGCGATGCAGGTGCGCGTCGACGCGGTCGACGGCTACCACTTGCTGATGTTTTGTCTGACGGGTTGCGCGCAGGTCCGCACGATGGGCCGCGCGTTCGACGTCGACGGCCGCACGGGCGTGCTGTGCCCGCCCGGCGAGCCGTTCGCCGCGCACCTTTCCCGCGATTGCGAGCAGTTCGTCCTCCGTATCGATGCCGCGACGCTCGCCGCGCACATCGGCGATGCGGCGGCGTCGCTCGATCCGGTGATCGGCGTCGACGATTCGGCGCTGAGCGCGTGGATGCAGCAGTTGAAGCTCGTCGCGCGCTCGCCCGAGCTGCTCGCGAGCGCGAGCGCGAACCCGCGCGTCGCGGCGAGGCTCGAGCAATTGCTGCTCGACCTGCTGATCGACGGCCATCCGCCCGCCGCCGCGCCCGTGCGGCGCGCCGATCCGGCGCCGGGCTTCGTGCGGCGCGCGCAGGAATTCATCGACACCCAATTCGCGCAGCCGTTGCAGCTCGCGGAAATCGCGCAGGCGGCGGGCGTGCCGGAACGCACGCTGCGCGACGGCTTCCTGCAGTTTCGCGGCATGAGCCCGATGCAGTACCTGCGCAAGATGCGGCTCGACCACGCGCGCGAGCTGCTGCGCGCGGCGGCGCCCGACCGGCGGATCGCCGAGATCGCGCTCGACTGCGGCTTCGCGCACCTCGGCCGCTTCGCGATCGCGTACCGCGAGCGGTTCGGCGAGCTGCCGTCCTCGACGCTCGCCGACCAGCGCGACGCTTGA
- the cyoC gene encoding cytochrome o ubiquinol oxidase subunit III: protein MSYQSVSAAHHQAAHDHPPSHSVFGFWLYLMTDCVIFAALFAVFAVMAHQFAGGPTAVDLFDIPGVAIETALLLVSSITYGFAMIGAQRGRRSALLGWLAVTFVLGAAFLGLELREFSHMIAEGAGPQRSAFLSSFFTLVGTHGLHVAIGLLWMAVLAFQATRRPALTERDIRRLTCLSLFWHFLDIVWICVFTFVYLASVI, encoded by the coding sequence GTGAGCGCCGCTCATCATCAGGCTGCGCACGACCATCCGCCGTCGCATTCGGTGTTCGGTTTCTGGCTGTACCTGATGACCGACTGCGTGATCTTCGCCGCGCTGTTCGCCGTGTTCGCGGTGATGGCGCATCAGTTCGCGGGCGGCCCGACGGCCGTCGACCTGTTCGACATCCCGGGCGTCGCGATCGAGACCGCGCTGCTGCTCGTCAGCAGCATCACGTACGGCTTCGCGATGATCGGCGCGCAGCGCGGCCGCCGAAGCGCGCTGCTCGGCTGGCTCGCGGTGACGTTCGTGCTCGGCGCGGCGTTCCTCGGCCTCGAGCTGCGCGAGTTCTCGCACATGATCGCCGAAGGCGCGGGGCCGCAGCGCAGCGCGTTCCTGTCGTCGTTCTTCACGCTCGTCGGCACGCACGGGCTGCACGTCGCGATCGGCCTCTTGTGGATGGCCGTGCTCGCGTTTCAGGCGACGCGCCGCCCGGCGCTGACCGAGCGCGACATTCGCCGGCTCACCTGCCTGAGTCTTTTCTGGCACTTCCTCGACATCGTCTGGATCTGCGTCTTTACCTTTGTCTATCTCGCGAGCGTGATCTAA
- the andAc gene encoding anthranilate 1,2-dioxygenase large subunit AndAc gives MELTESPVSLIDRADSPDVRFPRDDGSRVPYKVFSSQAVYDREQERIFRGPTWNFVALEAEIPNPGDFKSTFVGDTPVVVTRGEDGALAAWVNRCAHRGAQVCRKARGNASSHTCVYHQWSFDSQGNLLGVPFRRGQKGMSGMPADFDPKHHGLRKLRVDSYQGLVFATFSDDVAPLPDYLGLQMRPWIDRIFHKPIEYLGCTRQYSKSNWKLYFENVKDPYHASMLHLFHTTFNIFRVGMKARSIPDAAHGLHSIITMTKTREDTDTASAYKQQNIRSFDEGFALEDDSILGLVSEYDEDTTNHIQPIFPQLVIQQIHNTLVARQLLPKGPKNFELIFHFFGYADDTPELRDLRIKQANLVGPAGYISMEDTEATELVQRGTVRDADAASVIEMSRGNPDQEDTAITESLIRKFWVGYQKLMGY, from the coding sequence ATGGAACTGACCGAATCACCAGTATCGCTGATCGATCGCGCCGATTCGCCCGACGTGCGATTCCCGCGCGACGACGGCTCGCGCGTGCCGTACAAGGTGTTCAGCTCGCAGGCGGTGTACGACCGCGAGCAGGAGCGGATCTTCCGCGGTCCGACGTGGAATTTCGTCGCGCTCGAGGCGGAGATCCCGAATCCGGGCGACTTCAAGAGCACGTTCGTCGGCGACACGCCCGTCGTCGTCACGCGCGGCGAGGACGGCGCGCTCGCCGCGTGGGTGAACCGCTGCGCGCACCGCGGCGCGCAGGTGTGCCGCAAGGCGCGCGGCAACGCGAGCTCGCACACGTGCGTGTACCACCAGTGGAGCTTCGACAGCCAGGGCAACCTGCTCGGCGTGCCGTTCAGGCGCGGCCAGAAGGGAATGTCCGGGATGCCCGCGGACTTCGATCCGAAGCATCACGGGCTGCGCAAGCTGCGCGTCGACAGCTACCAGGGCCTCGTGTTCGCGACGTTCAGCGACGACGTCGCGCCGCTGCCCGACTATCTCGGCCTGCAGATGCGGCCGTGGATCGACCGGATCTTCCACAAGCCGATCGAGTATCTCGGCTGCACGCGCCAGTATTCGAAGTCGAACTGGAAGCTGTACTTCGAGAACGTGAAGGACCCGTATCACGCGAGCATGCTGCATCTGTTCCATACGACGTTCAACATCTTCCGCGTCGGGATGAAGGCGCGCTCGATTCCGGACGCGGCGCACGGGCTGCACAGCATCATCACGATGACGAAGACGCGCGAGGACACGGACACCGCGAGCGCGTACAAGCAGCAGAACATCCGTTCGTTCGACGAAGGTTTTGCGCTCGAGGACGATTCGATTCTCGGCCTCGTGTCCGAATACGACGAGGACACGACGAACCACATCCAGCCGATCTTCCCGCAGCTCGTGATCCAGCAGATCCACAACACGCTCGTCGCGCGGCAACTGCTGCCGAAGGGGCCGAAGAACTTCGAGCTGATCTTCCACTTCTTCGGCTACGCGGACGACACGCCCGAGCTGCGCGATCTGCGGATCAAGCAGGCGAACCTCGTCGGGCCGGCGGGCTACATCTCGATGGAGGACACCGAGGCGACCGAGCTCGTCCAGCGCGGCACCGTGCGCGACGCGGACGCGGCATCGGTGATCGAGATGTCGCGCGGCAATCCCGACCAGGAGGACACGGCGATCACCGAGAGCCTGATCCGCAAGTTCTGGGTCGGCTACCAGAAGCTGATGGGCTATTGA
- the cyoD gene encoding cytochrome o ubiquinol oxidase subunit IV codes for MTDTHLSHDGEAHGTVGGYVAGFILSVLLTAASFGLVLSGALSSHASLIALAALAFVQIVVHLVYFLHMNASSGQRWNVMAFSYTVLTAAILIVGTLWVMHNVGMNMMSR; via the coding sequence ATGACCGATACGCATCTCTCTCACGACGGCGAAGCGCACGGCACCGTGGGCGGCTACGTCGCCGGATTCATCCTGTCGGTGCTGTTGACGGCGGCGTCGTTCGGGCTCGTGCTGAGCGGCGCGCTGTCGTCGCACGCGTCGCTGATCGCGCTCGCGGCGCTTGCGTTCGTGCAGATCGTCGTGCACCTCGTCTATTTCCTGCACATGAACGCATCGTCCGGCCAGCGCTGGAACGTGATGGCGTTCAGCTACACGGTGCTGACGGCGGCGATCCTGATCGTCGGCACGCTTTGGGTCATGCACAACGTCGGCATGAACATGATGTCGCGTTGA
- a CDS encoding muconate/chloromuconate family cycloisomerase encodes MIATGITIDRIETLLVDVPTIRPHKLSVATMNCQTLVLVRVRCSDGIEGVGEGTTIGGLAYGEESPESIRTNIDTYFAPLLQGADATRPGAAMARVRKLFQGNRFAKCALETALFDAQARRLGVPLSELFGGRATDALDVAWTLASGDTGRDIAEAEAMLEARRHRAFKLKIGARAVVDDVAHVVAIKRALGERGDVRVDVNQAWTESEAVWADMRLAEAGVSLVEQPIAATNRAGLKRLTALAHIPIMADEALHGPVDAFALARERAADVFAVKIAQSGGLQGAAAVASIAAAAGIDLYGGTMLEGAAGTIASAQLFSTFGSLKWGTELFGPLLLTEEILVEPLRYEDFKLHLPATPGLGITFDWSRIERMRRQSR; translated from the coding sequence ATGATAGCAACAGGCATCACCATCGACCGAATCGAGACGCTGCTCGTCGATGTGCCGACGATCCGGCCGCACAAGCTGTCGGTCGCGACGATGAACTGCCAGACGCTCGTGCTCGTCCGCGTTCGATGCTCGGACGGTATCGAAGGCGTCGGCGAAGGCACGACGATCGGCGGCCTCGCGTACGGCGAGGAAAGCCCCGAGAGCATCAGGACGAACATCGACACCTATTTCGCGCCGCTGCTGCAAGGCGCGGACGCGACCCGCCCCGGCGCCGCGATGGCGCGCGTGCGCAAGCTGTTCCAGGGCAACCGCTTCGCGAAGTGCGCGCTCGAGACCGCGCTGTTCGATGCGCAGGCGCGCCGCCTCGGCGTGCCGCTGTCCGAGCTGTTCGGCGGCCGCGCGACCGATGCGCTCGACGTCGCGTGGACGCTCGCGAGCGGCGACACCGGCCGCGACATCGCGGAAGCCGAAGCGATGCTCGAAGCGCGCCGCCATCGCGCGTTCAAGCTGAAGATCGGCGCGCGCGCGGTCGTCGACGACGTCGCGCACGTGGTCGCGATCAAGCGCGCGCTCGGCGAGCGCGGCGACGTGCGCGTCGACGTGAACCAGGCGTGGACCGAAAGCGAAGCGGTGTGGGCAGACATGCGGCTCGCGGAAGCGGGCGTGAGCCTCGTCGAGCAGCCGATCGCCGCGACGAACCGCGCGGGCCTGAAACGCCTGACCGCGCTCGCGCACATCCCGATCATGGCCGACGAGGCGCTGCACGGCCCCGTCGACGCATTCGCGCTCGCGCGCGAGCGCGCGGCCGACGTGTTCGCGGTGAAGATCGCGCAATCGGGCGGCCTGCAGGGCGCCGCGGCCGTCGCGTCGATCGCGGCCGCGGCCGGCATCGACCTGTACGGCGGCACGATGCTCGAAGGCGCGGCCGGCACGATCGCGTCCGCGCAGCTCTTCAGCACGTTCGGCTCGCTCAAGTGGGGCACCGAGCTGTTCGGCCCGCTGCTGCTGACGGAGGAGATTCTGGTCGAGCCGCTGCGTTACGAGGATTTCAAGCTGCACCTGCCGGCCACCCCCGGTCTCGGCATCACTTTCGATTGGTCCCGCATCGAGCGGATGCGACGCCAGTCCCGCTGA